One window from the genome of Salvelinus namaycush isolate Seneca chromosome 19, SaNama_1.0, whole genome shotgun sequence encodes:
- the LOC120064360 gene encoding conserved oligomeric Golgi complex subunit 3-like isoform X2, with protein MMMASTDHSFLDLTDKETREKLSQWDRRTDAMAPLTEKQTDSILDIRAAAETLPIPAELPIEDLCSLTSRSLRSPFTTTVPASTEDVLLKGFQMLDLENERIETAQQFFSWFSKLQTQMDQDEGAKHRKTRDHLNCYQEQCDAILSDVNAALEHLDSLQKQYLFVSNKTGTLHEACEQLLKEQKLNSPTLSVNSEGFIPMLSKLDDCIEYASSHPNFKDYPVYLAKFKQCLSKAMHFMKTHTVNTMQNLTNQLTKRDPLGLANADNAFTLYYVKFRAAAPKVRTLIEQIEQRSERIPEYHQLLEEIHQCYLDQREQLLSPSITSTITDLTSQNNKDHCALVRSGCAFMVHVCQDEHQLYNEFFSKPTIRLDELLEKLCLSLYDVLRPLIIHVIHLETLSELCGILKNEMLEDHVHNNAGQLGAFDAVVKQMLEDVQERLVYRTHIYIQTDIIGYNPAPGDLAYPEKLEMMEKIAQSLKEEQMKLMAQESSFSDVQLEDPNDRRASNASSIDSSRLQPSISPADLHGMWYPTVRRTLVCLSKLYRCIDRAVFQGLSQEALSACIHSLLKASDVILKNKTQVDGQLFLIKHLLIMREQIAPFHTDFAIKEISLDLKRTRDAAFKMMNPKSVPGFFRLNSHNAILEFLLEGSPEIKEHYIDSKKDVDRHLKFSCEQFIQQQTHLFVGNLEEFLTKVSALKTMAIQGGPTYNLSQQPWAQPAKINDIVMATYRVMKSKLPSTLQSMSLYLANRDTEFILFKPVRNNIQQVFQRLHALLQEEYSGEDLQIIACPSMEQINLLLSVNK; from the exons ATGATGATGGCGTCTACAGACCATTCTTTTCTGGACCTGACAGATAAAGAAACGCGTGAAAAACTGTCACAGTGGGACCGGCGGACAGATGCCATGGCTCCCCTGACCGAGAAACAAACGGACTCTATTCTGGACATCCGAGCTGCCGCTGAAACCCTCCCTATTCCCGCAGAG TTGCCCATTGAAGACTTGTGCAGCCTGACATCCCGCTCTTTACGGTCCCCATTTACGACAACTGTACCAGCTTCCACAGAAGATGTCCTGCTCAAGGGCTTTCAGATGCTTGATCTGGAGAATGAGAGGATAGAGACAGCACAACAG TTTTTCTCCTGGTTTTCAAAGCTACAGACACAAATGGATCAAGATgaaggagctaagcacag GAAAACCAGAGACCATCTCAATTGTTATCAGGAACAATGTGATGCTATTCTGAGTGACGTGAATGCTGCCCTTGAGCACCTGGACTCTCTGCAGAAGCAGTACCTGTTTGTGTCCAACAAGACAGGCACCCTCCATGAGGCTTGTGAACAGCTCCTTAAAGAACAG AAATTAAACTCACCCACACTGTCTGTAAACAGTGAAGGATTTATACCAATGCTTTCAAAATTGGATGACTGTATAGAGTATGCTTCATCCCAT CCAAACTTTAAGGACTACCCAGTGTATCTGGCCAAGTTCAAACAATGTCTGTCTAAAGCTATGCACTTCATGAAGACTCACACTGTGAACACTATGCAGAATCTCACCAACCAGTTAACAAAAAGG GATCCATTGGGTCTGGCTAACGCAGACAATGCCTTCACACTGTACTATGTCAAGTTCAGAGCAGCTGCACCCAAAGTCAGA ACACTGATTGAACAGATAGAGCAGAGGTCAGAGAGAATTCCTGA GTACCACCAGCTGTTAGAGGAGATCCACCAGTGCTACTTGGACCAGAGAGAGCAGCTCCTCAGCCCCAGCATCACATCCACCATCACAGACCTGACCAGTCAAAACAACAAGGACCACTGTGCATTA GTGCGTAGTGGCTGTGCCTTCATGGTTCACGTCTGTCAGGATGAGCACCAGCTCTACAATGAGTTCTTCTCCAAACCCACGATCAGACTAGA TGAGCTGCTGGAGAAGCTGTGTCTGTCGCTTTACGACGTCCTGCGGCCACTCATCATCCACGTTATCCACCTAGAGACCCTGTCAGAGCTCTGTGGCATCCTCAAGAATGAGATGCTGGAGGACCACGTCCACAACAACG CTGGTCAGTTGGGGGCCTTTGACGCGGTGGTGAAACAGATGCTGGAGGATGTCCAGGAGAGGCTGGTCTACAGGACACACATCTACATCCAGACTGACATCATCGGATACAACCCCGCCCCCGGGGACCTGGCCTATCCTGAGAAACTGGAGATGATGGAG AAAATTGCCCAGAGCCTAAAGGAAGAGCAGATGAAGCTAATGGCCCAGGAGTCGTCATTCTCAGACGTGCAGCTTGAAGATCCAAATGACAGGAGAGCCAGTAACGCAA GTAGTATAGACTCGTCCCGCTTGCAGCCATCCATCTCTCCCGCTGACCTGCATGGCATGTGGTACCCCACAGTCAGACGGACGCTGGTCTGCTTGTCCAAGCTCTATAGGTGCATAGAT AGAGCAGTCTTCCAGGGCTTATCGCAAGAGGCCTTGTCTGCCTGCATCCACTCCCTGCTCAAAGCGTCCGATGTCATCCTGAAGAACAAG ACGCAGGTAGACGGTCAGCTGTTTCTGATCAAACACCTGCTGATCATGAGGGAACAGATCGCTCCCTTCCACACAGACTTTGCCATCAAGGAGATCTCTCTGGACCTGAAGAGAACCAGAG ATGCTGCCTTCAAAATGATGAACCCAAAATCTGTCCCTGGTTTCTTCAGACTCAACAGCCACAACGCTATCCTAGAATTTCTATTGGAG GGATCACCGGAGATAAAGGAGCACTACATAGATTCGAAGAAGGACGTGGACCGTCATCTGAAGTTTAGCTGTGAGCAGTTCATCCAGCAGCAGACTCACCTCTTTGTTGGGAATCTGGAGGAGTTTCTCACCAAG GTGTCCGCTCTGAAAACCATGGCCATCCAAGGAGGTCCCACGTACAACCTCTCCCAACAACCTTGGGCACAGCCAG CCAAGATCAACGACATAGTGATGGCTACCTACAGGGTGATGAAGAGCAAGCTGCCAAGCACGTTACAGAGCATGTCCTTGTACCTGGCCAACAGAGACACAGAGTTTATCCTCTTCAAGCCTGTCCGG AACAACATCCAGCAGGTGTTCCAGAGACTGCACGCCTTGCTTCAGGAGGAATACAGTGGAGAGGACCTTCAGATCATCGCTTGCCCTTCTATGGAACAG aTTAACCTGCTGTTGTCTGTGAATAAGTAA
- the LOC120064360 gene encoding conserved oligomeric Golgi complex subunit 3-like isoform X1 produces MMMASTDHSFLDLTDKETREKLSQWDRRTDAMAPLTEKQTDSILDIRAAAETLPIPAELPIEDLCSLTSRSLRSPFTTTVPASTEDVLLKGFQMLDLENERIETAQQFFSWFSKLQTQMDQDEGAKHRKTRDHLNCYQEQCDAILSDVNAALEHLDSLQKQYLFVSNKTGTLHEACEQLLKEQSELVDLAESIQQKLSYFNELENLNTKLNSPTLSVNSEGFIPMLSKLDDCIEYASSHPNFKDYPVYLAKFKQCLSKAMHFMKTHTVNTMQNLTNQLTKRDPLGLANADNAFTLYYVKFRAAAPKVRTLIEQIEQRSERIPEYHQLLEEIHQCYLDQREQLLSPSITSTITDLTSQNNKDHCALVRSGCAFMVHVCQDEHQLYNEFFSKPTIRLDELLEKLCLSLYDVLRPLIIHVIHLETLSELCGILKNEMLEDHVHNNAGQLGAFDAVVKQMLEDVQERLVYRTHIYIQTDIIGYNPAPGDLAYPEKLEMMEKIAQSLKEEQMKLMAQESSFSDVQLEDPNDRRASNASSIDSSRLQPSISPADLHGMWYPTVRRTLVCLSKLYRCIDRAVFQGLSQEALSACIHSLLKASDVILKNKTQVDGQLFLIKHLLIMREQIAPFHTDFAIKEISLDLKRTRDAAFKMMNPKSVPGFFRLNSHNAILEFLLEGSPEIKEHYIDSKKDVDRHLKFSCEQFIQQQTHLFVGNLEEFLTKVSALKTMAIQGGPTYNLSQQPWAQPAKINDIVMATYRVMKSKLPSTLQSMSLYLANRDTEFILFKPVRNNIQQVFQRLHALLQEEYSGEDLQIIACPSMEQINLLLSVNK; encoded by the exons ATGATGATGGCGTCTACAGACCATTCTTTTCTGGACCTGACAGATAAAGAAACGCGTGAAAAACTGTCACAGTGGGACCGGCGGACAGATGCCATGGCTCCCCTGACCGAGAAACAAACGGACTCTATTCTGGACATCCGAGCTGCCGCTGAAACCCTCCCTATTCCCGCAGAG TTGCCCATTGAAGACTTGTGCAGCCTGACATCCCGCTCTTTACGGTCCCCATTTACGACAACTGTACCAGCTTCCACAGAAGATGTCCTGCTCAAGGGCTTTCAGATGCTTGATCTGGAGAATGAGAGGATAGAGACAGCACAACAG TTTTTCTCCTGGTTTTCAAAGCTACAGACACAAATGGATCAAGATgaaggagctaagcacag GAAAACCAGAGACCATCTCAATTGTTATCAGGAACAATGTGATGCTATTCTGAGTGACGTGAATGCTGCCCTTGAGCACCTGGACTCTCTGCAGAAGCAGTACCTGTTTGTGTCCAACAAGACAGGCACCCTCCATGAGGCTTGTGAACAGCTCCTTAAAGAACAG TCTGAACTGGTGGATCTGGCTGAGAGCATACAGCAGAAGCTTTCCTATTTCAATGAGTTGGAGAACCTCAACACA AAATTAAACTCACCCACACTGTCTGTAAACAGTGAAGGATTTATACCAATGCTTTCAAAATTGGATGACTGTATAGAGTATGCTTCATCCCAT CCAAACTTTAAGGACTACCCAGTGTATCTGGCCAAGTTCAAACAATGTCTGTCTAAAGCTATGCACTTCATGAAGACTCACACTGTGAACACTATGCAGAATCTCACCAACCAGTTAACAAAAAGG GATCCATTGGGTCTGGCTAACGCAGACAATGCCTTCACACTGTACTATGTCAAGTTCAGAGCAGCTGCACCCAAAGTCAGA ACACTGATTGAACAGATAGAGCAGAGGTCAGAGAGAATTCCTGA GTACCACCAGCTGTTAGAGGAGATCCACCAGTGCTACTTGGACCAGAGAGAGCAGCTCCTCAGCCCCAGCATCACATCCACCATCACAGACCTGACCAGTCAAAACAACAAGGACCACTGTGCATTA GTGCGTAGTGGCTGTGCCTTCATGGTTCACGTCTGTCAGGATGAGCACCAGCTCTACAATGAGTTCTTCTCCAAACCCACGATCAGACTAGA TGAGCTGCTGGAGAAGCTGTGTCTGTCGCTTTACGACGTCCTGCGGCCACTCATCATCCACGTTATCCACCTAGAGACCCTGTCAGAGCTCTGTGGCATCCTCAAGAATGAGATGCTGGAGGACCACGTCCACAACAACG CTGGTCAGTTGGGGGCCTTTGACGCGGTGGTGAAACAGATGCTGGAGGATGTCCAGGAGAGGCTGGTCTACAGGACACACATCTACATCCAGACTGACATCATCGGATACAACCCCGCCCCCGGGGACCTGGCCTATCCTGAGAAACTGGAGATGATGGAG AAAATTGCCCAGAGCCTAAAGGAAGAGCAGATGAAGCTAATGGCCCAGGAGTCGTCATTCTCAGACGTGCAGCTTGAAGATCCAAATGACAGGAGAGCCAGTAACGCAA GTAGTATAGACTCGTCCCGCTTGCAGCCATCCATCTCTCCCGCTGACCTGCATGGCATGTGGTACCCCACAGTCAGACGGACGCTGGTCTGCTTGTCCAAGCTCTATAGGTGCATAGAT AGAGCAGTCTTCCAGGGCTTATCGCAAGAGGCCTTGTCTGCCTGCATCCACTCCCTGCTCAAAGCGTCCGATGTCATCCTGAAGAACAAG ACGCAGGTAGACGGTCAGCTGTTTCTGATCAAACACCTGCTGATCATGAGGGAACAGATCGCTCCCTTCCACACAGACTTTGCCATCAAGGAGATCTCTCTGGACCTGAAGAGAACCAGAG ATGCTGCCTTCAAAATGATGAACCCAAAATCTGTCCCTGGTTTCTTCAGACTCAACAGCCACAACGCTATCCTAGAATTTCTATTGGAG GGATCACCGGAGATAAAGGAGCACTACATAGATTCGAAGAAGGACGTGGACCGTCATCTGAAGTTTAGCTGTGAGCAGTTCATCCAGCAGCAGACTCACCTCTTTGTTGGGAATCTGGAGGAGTTTCTCACCAAG GTGTCCGCTCTGAAAACCATGGCCATCCAAGGAGGTCCCACGTACAACCTCTCCCAACAACCTTGGGCACAGCCAG CCAAGATCAACGACATAGTGATGGCTACCTACAGGGTGATGAAGAGCAAGCTGCCAAGCACGTTACAGAGCATGTCCTTGTACCTGGCCAACAGAGACACAGAGTTTATCCTCTTCAAGCCTGTCCGG AACAACATCCAGCAGGTGTTCCAGAGACTGCACGCCTTGCTTCAGGAGGAATACAGTGGAGAGGACCTTCAGATCATCGCTTGCCCTTCTATGGAACAG aTTAACCTGCTGTTGTCTGTGAATAAGTAA